In Candidatus Vogelbacteria bacterium, the following proteins share a genomic window:
- a CDS encoding segregation/condensation protein A: MEPEPQFTTKAGEFEGPLDLLLQLIEKRKLHISEVSLAQVADDYIAHLKQFEHLPKHEVANFLVIASTLILIKSIALLPTLETTPEETQDINDLQIRLALYEKFKSASELIKNLFGKNNIFWREETKHTISVFAPSTDTSLDSLSLAMRNVLANLPKPEKIPEVIVKKVISLEEVIGNLTKRIQSALSMKFSDFAKTTGGDRVGIIVSFLGMLELVKQGIIDVKQDELYQDINIESSSTGVPRYQ, from the coding sequence ATGGAACCAGAACCACAATTCACAACTAAAGCTGGCGAATTTGAGGGGCCTTTAGATCTTCTTCTTCAGCTCATCGAAAAACGAAAACTGCACATCAGTGAAGTCAGCCTGGCTCAAGTAGCTGATGACTATATTGCCCACCTGAAACAATTTGAACACTTACCTAAACACGAGGTGGCCAACTTTTTAGTGATCGCTTCTACTTTGATTTTAATTAAATCGATTGCTTTACTGCCTACTCTTGAAACCACCCCGGAAGAAACTCAGGATATTAATGATTTACAAATTCGCCTAGCCCTTTACGAGAAATTTAAATCGGCTAGCGAACTAATCAAAAACTTGTTTGGTAAAAACAACATCTTTTGGCGGGAAGAAACTAAACATACTATTTCTGTTTTTGCACCGTCGACTGATACCAGTTTAGATTCTTTGAGTTTAGCAATGAGAAATGTGCTAGCCAATCTACCAAAACCAGAGAAAATTCCCGAAGTGATTGTCAAAAAAGTGATCAGCCTCGAGGAAGTGATCGGTAACCTCACCAAACGTATCCAATCAGCCTTATCAATGAAATTTTCTGACTTCGCCAAAACGACAGGCGGTGATCGAGTGGGAATTATTGTTAGTTTCTTGGGTATGTTAGAACTCGTCAAACAGGGGATTATTGACGTTAAACAGGATGAACTCTACCAGGATATTAATATAGAGAGTTCGAGTACTGGAGTACCTAGATACCAGTAA
- the scpB gene encoding SMC-Scp complex subunit ScpB, translated as MNLSATIEAILFFKAEPLTIKKLAELTNQPEETIQQALGELKQTLQGRGIALLEKDNTVILGTAPEVSGLIESIIKEELNKDLGKAGLETLAIVLYKGPVSRAEIDYIRGVNSSFILRNLTVRGLVEKINKEGDNRTFLYRPTFELLAHLGLTSVTGLPNYDTFLAELVKVTKPSQDETPTN; from the coding sequence ATGAATTTATCAGCCACCATTGAAGCTATTCTATTTTTTAAAGCTGAGCCGTTGACCATTAAAAAGTTAGCGGAATTAACCAATCAACCAGAAGAAACGATTCAGCAAGCCCTTGGCGAACTAAAACAAACTCTCCAGGGTAGGGGAATCGCTTTGTTGGAAAAAGATAATACTGTTATTTTAGGGACTGCCCCCGAAGTTAGCGGGCTAATTGAGTCCATTATCAAAGAAGAATTAAATAAAGATCTTGGTAAAGCTGGGTTGGAAACTCTGGCCATTGTTTTATATAAAGGACCAGTTTCTAGAGCAGAAATAGACTACATCCGCGGAGTTAATTCTAGTTTTATCCTAAGAAATTTAACTGTCCGAGGCTTAGTAGAAAAAATAAATAAGGAAGGAGATAATCGAACCTTCCTATATCGACCCACTTTTGAATTACTAGCTCACCTCGGTTTAACCAGCGTTACTGGCTTGCCAAACTATGATACTTTTCTGGCTGAGTTAGTTAAAGTCACTAAACCAAGCCAGGATGAAACACCAACCAACTAA
- a CDS encoding serine hydrolase, translated as MTISPFQLRLVVLFIVITTLFVVFEYLPWANLKSSIDIINQQQPASTTPPVFQTPKLEAKGVVVYDSKQDKVLYGQNEDKALPLASITKIMTALLGYEYLDPEQKITITNQDLIMGSNAGLEANKTWLYHDLADFMLTTSSNGAAVAIATALTSKTGTSFETLANNKARELNLNSLSYRNPTGLDQNGGPGAIGSPTDVAKLMSYVATYKVDLLSSTKWSSLKKTTTDGSTIYGTNTNLIVKTIPGFIGSKTGFTDLAGGNLTTIFDVSINRPVVVVVLGSSPNGRFTDMQKLITETLNILAK; from the coding sequence GTGACAATCTCTCCTTTCCAACTTAGACTCGTAGTTTTATTTATTGTTATTACAACCCTGTTTGTTGTTTTTGAATATTTACCTTGGGCCAATTTAAAATCATCTATTGATATTATCAATCAGCAACAGCCCGCTTCGACTACTCCACCAGTTTTTCAAACCCCCAAACTAGAAGCCAAGGGGGTCGTCGTCTATGATTCAAAACAAGACAAAGTTTTATATGGTCAAAATGAAGACAAAGCCCTCCCTTTAGCTTCGATCACTAAGATAATGACCGCGTTGTTGGGTTATGAATACTTAGACCCTGAACAGAAGATCACTATCACCAATCAAGACCTCATTATGGGTAGTAATGCGGGACTAGAAGCCAACAAGACTTGGCTCTACCACGATTTGGCCGACTTTATGCTTACCACTTCTTCTAATGGAGCGGCGGTAGCTATAGCCACAGCTTTGACATCTAAAACCGGAACATCCTTTGAAACTCTAGCTAACAACAAAGCACGCGAACTTAATCTCAACAGCTTGTCTTATCGCAACCCGACCGGTTTAGACCAAAACGGTGGACCAGGAGCGATTGGTTCACCCACCGATGTGGCCAAGTTGATGTCTTATGTAGCCACCTACAAAGTAGATTTATTATCGAGCACTAAATGGTCTAGCCTCAAAAAAACAACCACCGATGGTTCCACTATTTACGGCACAAACACCAATCTGATAGTAAAAACCATTCCCGGCTTTATTGGTTCGAAAACCGGTTTTACTGATTTGGCGGGTGGAAATTTAACCACCATCTTTGACGTTAGTATTAATAGACCAGTAGTGGTTGTCGTCTTAGGTTCATCACCAAACGGGCGATTTACTGACATGCAAAAATTAATTACTGAAACCCTAAATATCTTGGCCAAATAA
- the aspS gene encoding aspartate--tRNA(Asn) ligase gives MERTYIKNLQGKIGQEVSISGWVDVRRDQGKMIFIDLRDVTGKVQMVALPNHEEALAVANQVRPEWVIQVTGKVNERPPKNIKEGAQNGNLEIEILNIEILGKAKELPFDKDTELNLDTYLDNLPLTLRTDRSRAIFKVQSEIIKAYRAFLNQEGFTEFQAPKLIGDDAEGSGEVFEVKYLYDKTAHLATSPQLYKQIMVGIFERVFTTGNVFRAEKHSTSRHLNEYTSIDIEMGFIKDHTDIMSMENKLMKHITNHLQTTCQAEFTLLGAEIPNVPDKIPSLKLREAQALILKETGKDKTNEPDLEPEDERWLCEWSKKEHDSDFCFVTHYPVSKRPFYTFEDDQDIGFTKSFDLLFRGVEITTGGQRRHDYDNLIEGAKMKGLNPDNFSFYLQAFKYGIPPHGGWGMGLERLTAKFLNIANVKEATLFPRDINRIDTLLSK, from the coding sequence ATGGAAAGAACTTACATAAAAAACTTACAAGGCAAAATTGGCCAGGAGGTTAGTATTTCTGGTTGGGTAGATGTTCGCCGAGACCAAGGCAAAATGATTTTTATTGACCTCCGCGACGTGACCGGCAAAGTCCAAATGGTCGCTCTCCCAAATCACGAAGAAGCTCTTGCTGTAGCCAACCAAGTTCGCCCAGAATGGGTGATCCAAGTCACTGGTAAAGTTAACGAACGTCCACCTAAAAATATTAAAGAAGGGGCTCAAAACGGCAATCTAGAAATTGAAATATTAAACATTGAAATCTTGGGTAAGGCTAAAGAATTACCGTTTGATAAAGATACCGAACTGAATCTAGATACTTACCTAGACAACCTACCCTTAACTCTACGCACCGACCGATCACGAGCTATTTTTAAAGTTCAATCAGAAATCATCAAAGCCTACAGAGCTTTTCTAAATCAGGAAGGATTTACTGAATTTCAAGCTCCAAAACTAATCGGCGATGACGCTGAAGGAAGTGGGGAGGTTTTTGAAGTTAAATATCTCTACGATAAAACAGCTCATCTAGCCACCAGTCCTCAGTTGTACAAACAGATTATGGTGGGTATTTTCGAGCGAGTTTTCACAACTGGCAACGTCTTTAGAGCAGAAAAACACAGCACCTCTCGCCACTTAAATGAGTACACTTCTATCGATATCGAGATGGGCTTTATTAAAGACCACACCGACATCATGTCCATGGAAAACAAATTAATGAAGCATATAACCAACCACCTTCAAACAACTTGTCAGGCTGAATTTACACTACTAGGAGCAGAGATACCAAACGTGCCTGATAAAATCCCTAGTCTAAAACTACGAGAAGCCCAGGCTTTAATTTTAAAAGAAACTGGCAAAGACAAGACTAACGAACCAGACCTTGAACCAGAAGATGAGCGCTGGTTATGTGAGTGGTCTAAAAAAGAACATGACTCTGACTTCTGTTTTGTTACTCACTACCCAGTTAGTAAAAGACCTTTTTACACCTTTGAAGATGATCAAGATATCGGCTTCACTAAAAGTTTCGACTTACTGTTCCGAGGAGTAGAGATAACAACTGGAGGGCAAAGACGCCACGATTACGACAACTTGATCGAGGGGGCCAAAATGAAAGGGCTGAACCCAGACAACTTTTCTTTTTATTTACAAGCCTTCAAATACGGAATTCCACCGCACGGCGGTTGGGGAATGGGCTTAGAACGTCTAACTGCCAAATTCTTAAACATAGCCAACGTTAAAGAAGCCACCCTTTTCCCTCGTGATATAAATCGAATCGACACTCTCTTGTCAAAATAA
- a CDS encoding putative lipid II flippase FtsW has protein sequence MSAQHHQKQVSRVFFLIVLSLLVSGFFIFSSASLGKLNQDVSIFAKLASKQLAVLLTGFVIMLVVSKINYKNWRKYALPILITTVLVTLLVFIPGIGIQSGGAKRWIDLYLFSLQPSEFFKLGLVIYFAAWIASVKDKVTTTKWGLVPLLVLLGLSAGVLITQPDIGTFLVVAIALVSMYFVSGASYRDLAILALIGAIGAGGLAIYKPYIRERIITYIHPTADTLASSYQLNQSLIAIGSGGLFGRGFGQSIQKFSFLPEPIGDSIFAVASEEFGFIGASLLISLFLLFALWGFKIAANAPDTFGRLLSMSIVIMILTQSFMNISAMLGLIPLTGDPLIFVSQGGSSLLFALTGSGIILNISRYA, from the coding sequence ATGTCTGCCCAACATCACCAAAAGCAGGTGAGTCGAGTTTTTTTCTTGATTGTTCTGTCTTTATTGGTATCTGGTTTTTTTATTTTTAGCTCAGCTTCTTTAGGTAAATTAAATCAAGATGTTAGTATTTTTGCCAAACTGGCTTCAAAACAATTAGCTGTCTTACTAACTGGTTTTGTAATCATGTTGGTTGTGAGTAAGATAAATTATAAAAATTGGCGCAAATACGCTTTGCCAATATTAATTACAACAGTCCTCGTCACTTTGTTGGTTTTTATTCCTGGTATCGGTATTCAATCGGGTGGAGCTAAGCGCTGGATTGATCTATATCTATTTTCACTTCAACCCTCAGAATTTTTTAAATTAGGTTTGGTGATTTATTTTGCTGCTTGGATTGCCTCAGTCAAAGATAAAGTGACTACGACCAAATGGGGATTAGTCCCACTTCTAGTTTTATTAGGTCTATCAGCTGGCGTTTTAATTACTCAACCAGACATTGGAACTTTTCTTGTGGTCGCTATCGCTTTGGTAAGTATGTACTTCGTTAGTGGAGCTAGTTATCGAGATTTAGCTATTTTAGCCTTAATTGGAGCTATTGGAGCCGGTGGGTTGGCTATTTACAAGCCATACATTAGGGAGCGTATCATAACTTATATCCATCCAACCGCCGACACTCTGGCCTCATCCTACCAATTAAACCAATCTCTAATTGCCATCGGTTCAGGCGGTCTATTTGGTCGTGGTTTTGGCCAAAGTATTCAAAAATTTAGCTTTTTACCAGAACCAATAGGGGATTCAATCTTTGCTGTAGCCTCAGAAGAATTCGGTTTTATTGGTGCTAGTTTACTGATCAGTCTGTTTTTATTATTTGCTTTGTGGGGTTTCAAAATCGCCGCCAACGCTCCAGACACCTTTGGTAGACTTCTGTCGATGAGTATTGTTATAATGATTTTAACCCAGTCTTTCATGAATATTTCAGCCATGCTGGGTCTTATACCCCTCACCGGAGATCCTTTGATTTTCGTCAGCCAGGGTGGTAGTTCTTTACTCTTTGCTCTAACCGGTTCAGGTATTATTCTCAATATTTCAAGATACGCTTAA
- a CDS encoding ABC transporter ATP-binding protein/permease: MKNKKLSKDDYLTGFRTVFKYLNAHQADIKLLGLLTIVLSIGNPLIPWITGKLFDSIAKDGGLTWLEISISWVYIWLIFWFVTQLSIYSIDSLTSRKKNILAHKLYGDYVTQGYNHLLLVPLEFHKNKKMGAIMNAINRSASYLQDISSRVVVDLAPQFISIIITVIFTLSISSKLSLIMFVGVIIYIIVLTQTIDQSANLQRKIQRKWNVAWRHGYDSVENITTVKQTTSEDYAEKKNLKNFLIGAIQTNIAQTLLLTRIYWYQRMIILGTQLSIFIISIWLIKSGGMTLGQLITITSYTGMIFAPFIALGEQWRTIQNGFISLEESEKTMTYPEENYTPADHVSLVNIDGKIEFKDVSFAYEANRMVLKNINLQINPGEVVALVGKSGEGKSTLIDLLSGYHFAKKGQVLVDGIDVKKLDLKFLRSQIGVVPQEVVLFSDTIETNIKYGNFKATQKQVAEAARKAHALEFIEKFPKKWKQVVGERGVKLSVGQKQRVAIARAILRNPRILILDEPTSALDAESENFITKSLEELMSGRTTFIIAHRLSTVRRADKILVFKEGQIVETGTHDELAAKENGVYRNLYELQTGLHA; this comes from the coding sequence ATGAAAAATAAAAAGCTCAGTAAAGACGACTACCTGACCGGCTTTCGCACTGTCTTTAAATATTTAAACGCCCATCAAGCCGATATTAAACTACTCGGCTTATTAACTATAGTCTTGTCTATTGGTAATCCACTTATACCTTGGATCACCGGTAAATTGTTTGACTCTATAGCTAAAGACGGAGGATTAACCTGGTTAGAAATATCTATTTCCTGGGTATATATTTGGTTAATTTTCTGGTTTGTTACCCAACTAAGCATTTATAGTATCGACTCACTCACCAGCCGCAAAAAAAATATCTTAGCCCATAAACTATATGGGGACTATGTCACTCAAGGTTACAATCACTTACTTTTAGTGCCTTTAGAGTTCCACAAGAATAAAAAAATGGGCGCAATTATGAATGCTATAAACAGGAGTGCTAGTTATCTGCAAGATATTTCATCAAGGGTAGTTGTAGATTTAGCACCTCAATTTATATCTATTATCATCACAGTTATTTTTACTTTAAGTATCAGTTCTAAGCTGAGTCTAATTATGTTTGTTGGAGTTATTATTTACATCATAGTCCTAACTCAAACAATCGACCAAAGCGCCAACTTACAACGTAAAATCCAACGAAAATGGAATGTTGCTTGGAGACACGGTTACGATAGTGTTGAAAATATCACCACCGTTAAACAAACAACCTCTGAGGATTACGCCGAGAAAAAAAATCTCAAAAACTTTTTAATTGGGGCTATTCAGACCAATATAGCCCAAACTCTGCTACTGACTAGAATTTACTGGTATCAAAGAATGATAATTTTGGGGACACAGTTATCTATTTTTATTATCTCCATCTGGTTGATTAAATCTGGTGGAATGACCCTAGGTCAACTGATTACAATTACCAGCTACACTGGGATGATTTTTGCACCCTTTATTGCCCTTGGTGAACAATGGAGAACCATCCAAAACGGCTTTATTTCTCTAGAAGAGTCAGAAAAAACAATGACCTACCCGGAGGAAAACTACACCCCAGCAGACCATGTGTCATTAGTAAATATTGATGGGAAAATAGAATTTAAAGATGTCAGTTTCGCTTACGAGGCCAACCGGATGGTTCTAAAAAATATAAACTTGCAAATAAACCCCGGTGAAGTAGTGGCTTTAGTGGGTAAGTCCGGTGAAGGGAAAAGCACCCTGATAGATCTCCTGTCTGGTTACCATTTTGCCAAAAAAGGACAAGTACTAGTTGACGGAATCGATGTTAAAAAACTTGATTTGAAATTTTTACGCTCTCAAATTGGAGTAGTACCTCAAGAGGTGGTTCTCTTTAGTGACACTATTGAAACCAATATAAAATACGGTAATTTTAAAGCCACCCAGAAACAAGTAGCTGAAGCCGCTCGAAAAGCTCACGCTTTAGAATTTATTGAGAAGTTTCCTAAAAAATGGAAACAAGTGGTCGGGGAACGGGGAGTGAAATTGTCCGTGGGCCAAAAGCAACGGGTTGCTATCGCTCGGGCCATCCTTAGAAACCCTAGAATCCTAATCTTGGATGAACCTACTTCTGCCCTTGATGCAGAATCAGAAAATTTCATTACCAAATCTTTGGAGGAACTAATGAGTGGTCGCACCACCTTTATTATTGCTCACCGTCTTAGCACTGTTCGTCGAGCGGATAAAATTTTAGTTTTCAAAGAAGGACAGATAGTAGAGACTGGTACCCATGACGAATTAGCTGCCAAGGAAAACGGAGTCTATCGCAACCTCTATGAACTTCAAACTGGCCTCCATGCCTAG